In Oncorhynchus gorbuscha isolate QuinsamMale2020 ecotype Even-year linkage group LG02, OgorEven_v1.0, whole genome shotgun sequence, a single genomic region encodes these proteins:
- the lrrn2 gene encoding leucine-rich repeat neuronal protein 2 gives MLRVSMVLLKRQLILSVWVSSALVVYSLPWRVSCPTGCVCQMKPWFSPQSVSCEASTVDCNNLFLTQLPSPLPPDTHTLRLQSNLLSALEIPLLHTLPNLTELDLSQNRFSCVRTLTLTQPQAASLPSLLSLHLEENQLWFLPPASFSSLPALQELFLSHNRLFYLAPGAFSGLGLLLRLHLNNNHLTSIEPRWFTALARLQVLMLGGNPVEVLPDRGFQDLGSLHSLVLGGMGLKGLTERALEGLDSLESLSFYDNLLTTVPTQALRRIPGLKFLDLNKNPLSVVQTGDFRDLVHLTELGLNNMEELVAIERAAMENLPELTKLEITNNPRLSYIHPQAFLRLGRLESLMLNSNALSALHQHTVLSLPSLREVSLYSNPLRCDCLFRWVAKEQPHTDTQMPQAVRFIQPQATLCSEPPELRARSVREVSITEMSASCLPLIPPGILPHYMGVREGERLTLHCRALAEPQPTIYWVTPSGMRLGSSNHTHSTKLASSQTSSYHSPSPSRASGNASVLTPSSPSSTAYRLLPEGTLEIVMVTAREAGLYTCVAENTLGADTHSVTVGVQGQGRGGLRRRMLEGRG, from the coding sequence ATGCTGAGGGTGTCAATGGTCCTACTGAAGAGGCAGCTGATCCTGTCGGTGTGGGTGTCCAGTGCTCTAGTAGTCTATTCCCTGCCATGGCGGGTCTCCTGTccgacagggtgtgtgtgtcagatgaaGCCCTGGTTCTCCCCCCAGTCAGTGTCCTGCGAGGCTTCTACTGTGGACTGTAACAACCTGTTCCTAACccaactcccctctcctctgcccccagacacacacaccctccgtCTGCAGAGTAACCTGCTGTCTGCCCTGGAGATACCACTCTTACACACACTCCCCAACCTCACTGAGTTGGACCTGTCTCAGAACCGCTTCAGCTGTGttagaaccctaaccttaacccagccCCAGGCTGCCTCCCTGCCCTCCCTACTCTCCTTGCACCTGGAGGAGAACCAGCTTTGGTTCCTGCCCCCTGCCTCCTTTTCCTCCCTGCCCGCCCTACAGGAGCTTTTCCTCAGCCACAACCGGCTGTTCTACCTGGCTCCTGGAGCATTCTCCGGCCTGGGCTTACTGCTGCGCCTGCACCTCAACAACAACCACCTGACCTCAATTGAGCCCCGCTGGTTCACTGCCCTGGCCCGCCTCCAAGTGCTGATGCTGGGGGGAAACCCAGTGGAGGTCCTCCCTGACCGGGGCTTCCAGGACCTGGGGTCTCTACACAGCCTGGTGCTGGGGGGCATGGGGCTGAAGGGGCTGACTGAGAGGGCCCTGGAGGGGCTGGACAGTCTGGAGAGCCTGTCCTTCTATGACAACCTCCTCACCACCGTCCCCACACAGGCTCTGAGGAGGATCCCGGGCCTCAAGTTCCTGGACCTGAACAAGAACCCTCTGAGTGTGGTTCAGACAGGGGACTTCAGGGACCTggtccacctgacagagctgggtcTGAACAACATGGAGGAGCTGGTGGCCATCGAGAGGGCAGCCATGGAGAACCTGCCTGAGCTCACCAAGCTGGAGATCACCAACAACCCCCGGCTGTCCTACATCCACCCCCAGGCCTTCCTTCGGCTGGGCCGGCTAGAAAGTCTGATGCTCAACTCCAACGCTCTGAGCGCTCTgcaccaacacactgtcctgTCTCTGCCCAGCCTGAGGGAGGTCAGCCTGTACTCCAACCCCCTCCGCTGTGACTGCCTGTTCCGTTGGGTGGCTAAGGAGCAacctcacacagatacacagatgccGCAGGCTGTGAGATTTATCCAGCCTCAGGCCACGTtgtgttctgagcctccagaGCTGAGGGCTCGTAGTGTGAGGGAGGTGTCAATCACCGAGATGTCAGCCTCCTGCCTACCCCTCATCCCCCCTGGTATCCTTCCTCACTAcatgggggtgagagagggggagaggctgaCTCTGCACTGTCGCGCGCTGGCAGAGCCTCAGCCGACAATCTATTGGGTCACTCCTTCTGGAATGAGACTAGGATCATCCAACCACACCCACAGCACCAAGCTTGCATCCAGCCAGACATCATCTTACCATTCCCCCTCACCCAGCCGAGCATCTGGTAATGCCTCAgtcctcaccccttcctctccctcctccactgccTACCGGTTACTGCCAGAGGGGACATTGGAGATTGTCATGGTGACGGCCCGGGAGGCGGGTCTGTACACCTGTGTGGCTGAAAATACACTGGGGGCCGACACTCACAGTGTGACTGTTGGGGTGCAGGGGCAAGGGAGGGGGGGTTTGAGGCGCCGGATgttggaggggagaggatag